Proteins from one Toxotes jaculatrix isolate fToxJac2 chromosome 13, fToxJac2.pri, whole genome shotgun sequence genomic window:
- the cdk6 gene encoding cyclin-dependent kinase 6: MDKESIGTQYEPVAEIGEGAYGKVYKARDLKNGGRFVALKRVRVQTEEEGMPLSTIREVAVLRQLEAFEHPNVVRLFDVCTVSRTDRETKLTLVFEHVDQDLTTYLEKAPDPGVPPETIKDMMYQLLQGLDFLHSHRVVHRDLKPQNILVTSGGQIKLADFGLARIYSFQMALTSVVVTLWYRAPEVLLQSSYATPVDLWSVGCIFAEMFRRRPLFRGNSDVDQLGKIFDVVGVPSAEDWPQEVALPQSAFTPRPPKPIEDLVPDMDEQGRALLMQFLAFNPSRRISAFAALSHPYFQSVDSHSRSVYAAQPIPSNKPTMEERTA, encoded by the exons atggACAAAGAAAGTATTGGTACTCAGTATGAGCCTGTGGCCGAGATTGGAGAAGGCGCTTATGGGAAAGTGTACAAGGCGAGAGATTTGAAGAACGGGGGACGGTTTGTAGCCCTAAAAAGAGTTCGTGTCcagacggaggaggaggggatgcCTCTTTCCACTATCCGGGAGGTGGCGGTACTGAGGCAGCTTGAAGCCTTTGAGCACCCCAATGTTGTGAG GTTGTTTGATGTGTGCACTGTCTCTCGAACTGACCGAGAAACCAAACTCACTCTGGTCTTCGAGCATGTGGATCAGGATCTGACCACCTACCTGGAGAAGGCCCCTGACCCCGGAGTACCGCCTGAGACCATCAAG GATATGATGTACCAGCTGCTCCAGGGGTTGGACTTCCTGCACTCACACCGTGTGGTCCACCGTGACCTGAAGCCCCAGAATATCCTGGTCACCAGCGGAGGACAGATCAAATTGGCCGACTTTGGCCTAGCCCGCATCTACAGCTTCCAGATGGCTCTCACCTCTGTG GTGGTGACACTGTGGTACAGAGCCCCAGAAGTGCTGCTCCAGTCCAGTTATGCTACACCAGTGGACCTGTGGAGTGTCGGCTGCATCTTTGCTGAGATGTTCAGGAGAAG ACCGCTATTTCGAGGAAACTCAGATGTTGATCAGCTTGGAAAGATTTTTGA TGTTGTTGGGGTACCTTCAGCAGAGGACTGGCCCCAGGAGGTGGCCCTACCGCAGAGTGCCttcaccccccgcccccctaaGCCAATAGAAGACTTGGTTCCAGACATGGACGAGCAAGGACGGGCCCTCTTAATG CAATTCCTCGCCTTCAACCCCTCCAGGAGGATATCAGCCTTCGCTGCGCTGAGCCACCCCTATTTTCAAAGTGTGGACAGCCACAGTAGAAGCGTGTACGCAGCCCAGCCCATCCCCAGCAACAAGCCCACTATGGAAGAGAGGACTGCCTGA